One part of the Arabidopsis thaliana chromosome 4, partial sequence genome encodes these proteins:
- the ARPC4 gene encoding binding protein (ARPC4; CONTAINS InterPro DOMAIN/s: ARP23 complex 20kDa subunit (InterPro:IPR008384); Has 35333 Blast hits to 34131 proteins in 2444 species: Archae - 798; Bacteria - 22429; Metazoa - 974; Fungi - 991; Plants - 531; Viruses - 0; Other Eukaryotes - 9610 (source: NCBI BLink).) yields MANSLRLYLACIKNTLEAAMCLQNFPCQEVERHNKPEVELKTSPELLLNPVLICRNEAEKCLIETSINSLRISLKVKQADELENILTKKFLRFLSMRAEAFQVLRRKPVQGYDISFLITNYHCEEMQKQKLIDFIIQFMEDIEKEIRDLKESVNTRGRLVATEFLKQFM; encoded by the exons ATG GCAAACTCATTACGGCTGTATCTAGCATGCATAAAAAATACACTCGAGGCTGCCATGTGCTTACAg AATTTTCCTTGTCAAGAAGTTGAAAGGCATAATAAACCAGAGGTTGAATTAAA GACGAGCCCAGAACTTTTGCTAAATCCT GTTTTAATATGCCGAAATGAGGCTGAAAAGTGTTTAATAGAAACATCTATAAATTCACTCCGGATAAGCCTCAAG GTCAAGCAAGCGGATGAACTTGAAAACATACTAACCAAAAAATTTCTCAGATTCTTGTCCATGAGGGCAGAAGCTTTTCAAGTACTGAGGAGGAAGCCAGTGCAG GGCTATGACATAAGCTTTCTTATAACAAACTACCACTGCGAAGAGATGCAGAAACAGAAGCTAATTGATTTCATTATTCAGTTTATGGAG GatatagagaaagaaataaggGACTTGAAGGAGTCAGTGAATACAAGAGGAAGACTCGTTGCTACGGAGTTCTTGAAACAGTTCATGTAA
- the ARPC4 gene encoding binding protein (ARPC4; CONTAINS InterPro DOMAIN/s: ARP23 complex 20kDa subunit (InterPro:IPR008384).), protein MANSLRLYLACIKNTLEAAMCLQNFPCQEVERHNKPEVELKTSPELLLNPVLICRNEAEKCLIETSINSLRISLKVKQADELENILTKKFLRFLSMRAEAFQVLRRKPVQGYDISFLITNYHCEEMQKQKLIDFIIQFMEARYRERNKGLEGVSEYKRKTRCYGVLETVHVKQLLK, encoded by the exons ATG GCAAACTCATTACGGCTGTATCTAGCATGCATAAAAAATACACTCGAGGCTGCCATGTGCTTACAg AATTTTCCTTGTCAAGAAGTTGAAAGGCATAATAAACCAGAGGTTGAATTAAA GACGAGCCCAGAACTTTTGCTAAATCCT GTTTTAATATGCCGAAATGAGGCTGAAAAGTGTTTAATAGAAACATCTATAAATTCACTCCGGATAAGCCTCAAG GTCAAGCAAGCGGATGAACTTGAAAACATACTAACCAAAAAATTTCTCAGATTCTTGTCCATGAGGGCAGAAGCTTTTCAAGTACTGAGGAGGAAGCCAGTGCAG GGCTATGACATAAGCTTTCTTATAACAAACTACCACTGCGAAGAGATGCAGAAACAGAAGCTAATTGATTTCATTATTCAGTTTATGGAGGCAA GatatagagaaagaaataaggGACTTGAAGGAGTCAGTGAATACAAGAGGAAGACTCGTTGCTACGGAGTTCTTGAAACAGTTCATGTAAAGCAGCTCTTGAAGTAG